From Pseudochaenichthys georgianus chromosome 11, fPseGeo1.2, whole genome shotgun sequence, a single genomic window includes:
- the smim13 gene encoding small integral membrane protein 13 produces MWQSVGLTLLVIVATLVCALLFMLFGWYVVWQLFLSKFKFLRELLGDASSPQAETQPPEPKSEWTASAPTRSRPRSARQRVAFTENTS; encoded by the exons ATGTGGCAGAGTGTCGGGCTCACACTGCTGGTCATTGTGGCCACACTGGTTTGTGCGCTGCTCTTCATGCTGTTTG GTTGGTATGTAGTCTGGCAGCTCTTCCTGTCCAAGTTCAAGTTCCTGCGCGAGCTTCTGGGAGACGCCAGCAGCCCGCAGGCGGAAACGCAGCCGCCCGAACCCAAGAGCGAGTGGACAGCCAGCGCCCCGACGAGGAGTCGACCCCGGAGCGCACGCCAAAGAGTCGCCTTCACAGAAAACACTTCGTAA